One window from the genome of Dioscorea cayenensis subsp. rotundata cultivar TDr96_F1 chromosome 3, TDr96_F1_v2_PseudoChromosome.rev07_lg8_w22 25.fasta, whole genome shotgun sequence encodes:
- the LOC120256639 gene encoding uncharacterized protein LOC120256639, translating into MVSNAKEYIGKHVEIKFKSIGHDGMTVIWHIGAWKGMGIHISYEFHRAMFLRIARIVFQPLAGLKLKIEEIIVLLLEKIAPSVLHNGMAKAAIFNLFLSLLFMAISLILWMNTSV; encoded by the exons ATGGTTTCTAATGCCAAGGAATACATTGGAAAGCATGTAGAAATTAAATTCAAGTCTATAGGACATGATGGAATGACTGTTATCTGGCATATTG GGGCATGGAAAGGCATGGGTATTCATATATCTTATGAATTTCACAGAGCTATGTTTCTAAG GATTGCAAGGATTGTTTTTCAACCTTTGGCCGGTCTCAAATTG AAAATAGAGGAAATAATTGTCCTTTTGCTAGAGAAGATTGCACCAAGTGTTCTGCACAATGGCATGGCAAAGGCTGCCATCTTTAATCTCTTCTTGAGTCTTTTATTCATGGCCATATCCCTCATTTTGTGGATGAACACAAGTGTGTGA
- the LOC120253155 gene encoding uncharacterized protein LOC120253155, which produces MVTDQEIASCVESLLRQAGPGAAATASVAGVVRELEAKLGLDLSHKASFIRDQIQLLLGPPPPASKDPFAPHVGPQFQPYPTNSLTAAGAVHASPFAHLPQHHDLAFRCPPPNAVASPAPHQQQLPHPLVVVPRPEVAVGPVSPAVARPAVASPKESTPTPAKRKGGPGGLNKVCGVSPELQAIVGEPTMARTQIVKQLWAYIRQNNLQDPNNKRKIICNDALRQVFETDCTDMFKMNKLLAKHILPLESPKDPGPDSKRTKSESSEVVYETKPDAGDHNVVISEALASFFGTTEREMLQSEVLKRIWDYIKENHLEDPVNPMILCDSKLQQLFGCESFSALGISEMVARHFVNQ; this is translated from the exons ATGGTGACAGACCAGGAGATAGCGAGCTGCGTGGAGTCACTGCTCCGCCAGGCCGGACCCGGCGCCGCCGCGACCGCCTCGGTCGCCGGCGTTGTCCGAGAGCTTGAAGCCAAGCTTGGCCTTGACCTCTCCCACAAGGCCTCCTTCATCCGTGACCAGATCCAACTCCTCCTTGGCCCCCCGCCCCCCGCCTCCAAAGACCCTTTTGCTCCCCATGTCGGCCCGCAGTTCCAACCCTATCCGACTAATTCCCTTACAGCCGCCGGCGCCGTCCATGCCTCGCCGTTCGCTCACCTTCCCCAGCATCATGACCTCGCGTTTCGGTGCCCTCCGCCGAACGCTGTTGCCTCGCCGGCGCCTCATCAGCAGCAGCTTCCGCACCCGCTTGTCGTCGTGCCTCGGCCTGAAGTCGCCGTTGGGCCGGTGTCCCCGGCTGTCGCAAGGCCGGCTGTTGCTTCCCCCAAAGAAAG CACCCCAACTCCAGCTAAACGTAAAGGTGGCCCTGGGGGTTTGAATAAGGTTTGTGGTGTATCACCAGAACTGCAAGCTATTGTTGGTGAGCCAACCATGGCAAGAACTcag ATTGTTAAGCAGCTGTGGGCATACATTCGGCAAAACAATCTCCAAGATCCtaataacaaaagaaagattATCTGCAATGATGCACTCCGTCAGGTTTTTGAGACTGATTGTACTGATATGTTCAAGATGAACAAGCTTTTGGCCAAGCATATCCTACCTCTTGAATCTCCAA AAGATCCAGGTCCAGACTCTAAGCGCACAAAAAGTGAATCCTCAGAGGTGGTTTATGAAACTAAACCTGATGCAGGTGATCATAATGTTGTTATATCTGAAGCACTAGCCTCATTTTTTGGAACCACTGAAAGAGAGATGCTTCAGTCTGAGGTTCTGAAACGCATTTGGGAttacataaaagaaaatcatttagAG GATCCCGTGAATCCGATGATATTGTGCGACTCTAAACTTCAGCAACTTTTTGGATGTGAAAGCTTTTCTGCTTTGGGAATTTCAGAGATGGTGGCGCGCCATTTTGTCAATCAGTGA
- the LOC120254564 gene encoding sodium/hydrogen exchanger 4-like, producing MELVDVFFANNAGDGLVVSISMFVAVICLCIIVGHLLVENRWINESITAIVIGCITGTIILFWSKGTSSHILRFDEQLFFMYLLPPIIFNAGFQVKKKKFFHNFFTIILFGVVGVFISFVIISAGSWWLFPKIGFHGLDARDFLALGVIFSSTDTVCTLQVLSQDEAPLLYSLVFGEGVVNDATAVVLFNAIRKIDASKLAGWSAVHVFGDFLYLFSTSTILGIATGLGTAYCLKVLYFGKHSTDREIALMVLMAYLSYMLAELLKLSGILTVFFCGIIMSHYAWHNVTVNSKITTRHIFATLSFIAETFIFLYVGMDALDIEKWKMTITNTSLLTTFGIYFTIIALILVGRAAFVFLLSSLSNYFNSKSPSSKITFKQQVIIWWAGLMRGAVSIALAFSQFTISGITSDPVNATMITSTIVVVLFTTLIFGFLTKPLINFLLPHRTRGINSHSESDSNKDDADVYLPLFSSEDASRMIQVKRSLSALLERPVHTIHVYWRKFDDKYMRPIFGGPS from the exons ATGGAGCTCGTTGATGTATTCTTCGCCAACAACGCCGGTGACGGGCTCGTGGTCTCCATCTCAATGTTCGTTGCCGTGATCTGCCTCTGCATCATTGTTGGGCACTTGCTTGTGGAGAATCGGTGGATCAATGAGTCCATCACCGCCATCGTTATT GGATGCATAACTGGaactataattttgttttggagTAAGGGCACAAGTTCTCACATTCTAAGGTTTGATGAACAGCTGTTCTTTATGTATCTTCTCCCTCCAATAATTTTCAATGCTGG GTTTCaggtcaagaagaagaagtttttcCATAACTTTTTTACCATCATCCTATTTGGAGTAGTTGGAGTTTTTATATCGTTTGTGATCATTTCAGCAG GCAGCTGGTGGCTATTTCCAAAGATTGGCTTTCATGGACTAGATGCACGTGACTTTCTAG CTCTTGGTGTAATTTTTTCTTCAACCGACACTGTTTGTACCCTACAG GTCTTGAGTCAAGATGAGGCCCCTCTTTTGTACAGTTTAGTCTTTGGGGAGGGAGTTGTGAATGATGCTACTGCAGTAGTGCTTTTTAATGCGATCAGAAAAATAGATGCATCTAAATTGGCTGGCTGGTCTGCagttcatgtttttggggactTCCTATACTTATTTTCAACAAGCACTATCCTTGGCATTGCA ACTGGGCTTGGGACTGCATATTGTCTGAAAGTTTTGTATTTTGGAAA GCATTCAACAGACCGTGAGATAGCTTTAATGGTGTTAATGGCATATTTGTCGTACATGCTAGCAGAG CTATTAAAACTGAGTGGGATCCTTACTGTCTTCTTTTGTGGGATCATCATGTCACACTATGCATGGCATAATGTTACTGTGAACTCGAAGATCACAACAAG GCATATATTTGCTACATTATCATTTATTGCTGAAACTTTCATCTTTCTTTATGTTGGAATGGATGCCCTTGACATTGAAAAGTGGAAGATGACGATAACAAACACAAG CTTGTTGACAACTTTTGGGATCTACTTCACTATAATCGCATTAATTTTGGTGGGTCGTGCTGCATTTGTGTTCCTTCTCTCCAGTTTATCCAACTATTTCAACTCAAAATCCCCGAGCTCGAAGATTACATTTAAACAGCAG GTCATAATCTGGTGGGCCGGTTTGATGCGCGGAGCTGTTTCTATTGCACTGGCATTTAGTCAG TTCACTATTTCCGGTATCACTTCAGACCCTGTGAATGCGACAATGATCACAAGCACGATCGTCGTCGTTCTTTTCACCACACTG ATCTTCGGCTTCCTAACAAAACCACTGATAAACTTTTTACTCCCTCACCGGACTCGAGGGATCAATAGCCATTCTGAATCAGACTCGAACAAAGACGATGCCGATGTTTATCTGCCTTTGTTCAGTTCGGAAGACGCATCCAGGATGATTCAAGTCAAGAGAAGTTTATCAGCACTGCTCGAAAGACCAGTCCATACAATACATGTCTACTGGAGAAAGTTCGACGACAAGTACATGAGACCGATCTTCGGTGGCCCATCTTAA